One genomic window of Punica granatum isolate Tunisia-2019 chromosome 1, ASM765513v2, whole genome shotgun sequence includes the following:
- the LOC116193999 gene encoding major strawberry allergen Fra a 1.06-like — MGVTCFTQEFTTSVTPSRMFKALILDSHNLIPKIVPQGIKSIEFVEGDGGVGSIKQTNFPEGGHFKCLKHRIDALDTVNFVCKYTLIEGDIIFDKLEKVVYEVKFEASSTGGCVCKMTSEYHTKGDVQLKEEEIKQGKEKAMGLYKVVEEYLVANPDVYA; from the exons ATGGGTGTCACCTGCTTCACTCAAGAGTTCACGACCTCAGTCACACCATCTCGGATGTTCAAGGCTCTCATCCTTGACTCCCACAACCTCATCCCCAAGATTGTTCCTCAGGGCATCAAGAGCATCGAGTTTGTTGAGGGCGATGGAGGTGTTGGCAGCATCAAGCAAACCAACTTCCCTGAAG GAGGCCACTTCAAGTGTTTGAAGCACAGGATTGACGCTCTTGACACGGTGAACTTCGTCTGCAAGTACACCCTGATTGAGGGCGATATCATATTTGATAAGCTCGAGAAGGTCGTCTATGAGGTCAAGTTCGAGGCATCGAGCACCGGTGGATGCGTCTGCAAGATGACCAGCGAGTACCACACCAAAGGAGATGTGCAGCTCAAGGAAGAGGAGATCAAGCAAGGCAAAGAAAAGGCCATGGGACTGTACAAGGTCGTCGAAGAATACCTTGTTGCAAATCCCGACGTTTACGCCTAA
- the LOC116198404 gene encoding pathogenesis-related protein STH-21-like, which yields MGLTCFTQEFTTMVAPSQMFKAFIVDSHNLIRKLVPQGSKSIEFIEGNGGAGVIRQTNFTEGGHFKYLKHRINALDIENLVYKYTLTEGDVIFDRVEKVVYEVKFETTGAGGCICKMTREYHAKGDVELRDEDIKQGKDKAMGLYKVVEEYLLANPNVYA from the exons ATGGGCCTCACCTGTTTCACTCAAGAGTTCACAACCATGGTGGCACCGTCCCAGATGTTCAAGGCCTTCATTGTCGACTCCCACAACCTCATCCGGAAACTGGTGCCTCAGGGCAGCAAAAGCATCGAGTTTATCGAGGGCAATGGAGGTGCTGGGGTCATCAGGCAGACCAATTTCACCGAAG GTGGCCACTTCAAGTACTTAAAGCACAGGATCAATGCCCTTGACATCGAGAACCTTGTCTACAAGTACACCCTGACTGAAGGCGATGTCATATTCGACAGAGTTGAGAAGGTCGTCTACGAGGTTAAGTTTGAGACAACAGGCGCAGGTGGCTGCATTTGTAAGATGACTAGGGAGTACCACGCCAAGGGAGATGTGGAACTCAGGGATGAGGATATCAAACAGGGCAAAGACAAGGCCATGGGACTCTACAAGGTTGTCGAGGAATATCTCTTGGCGAATCCCAATGTCTATGCCTAA
- the LOC116194307 gene encoding major strawberry allergen Fra a 1.06-like, with the protein MGVTCFSQEFTTSVAPSRMFKALILDSHNLIPKIVPQGIKSIEFVEGDGGVGSIKQTNFPEGGHFKCLKHRIDALDTVNYVCKYTLIEGDIIFDKLEKVVYEVKFEASSTGGCVCKMTSEYHSKGDVELKEEEIKQGKDKAMGLYKVVEEYLVANPDLYA; encoded by the exons ATGGGTGTCACCTGCTTCAGTCAAGAGTTCACGACCTCGGTCGCACCATCTCGGATGTTCAAGGCTCTCATCCTTGACTCCCACAACCTCATCCCCAAGATTGTTCCACAGGGCATTAAGAGCATCGAGTTTGTTGAGGGCGATGGAGGTGTTGGTAGCATCAAGCAAACCAACTTCCCTGAAG GTGGCCATTTCAAGTGTTTGAAGCACAGGATCGATGCTCTTGACACGGTGAACTATGTCTGCAAATACACCCTGATTGAGGGCGACATCATATTTGATAAGCTTGAGAAGGTCGTCTATGAGGTCAAGTTTGAGGCCTCGAGCACCGGTGGATGCGTCTGCAAGATGACCAGCGAGTACCACTCCAAAGGAGATGTGGAACTCAAGGAAGAGGAGATCAAGCAGGGCAAAGACAAGGCCATGGGACTGTACAAGGTCGTCGAGGAATACCTTGTCGCCAATCCCGACCTTTACGCCTAA